One stretch of Daphnia pulicaria isolate SC F1-1A chromosome 8, SC_F0-13Bv2, whole genome shotgun sequence DNA includes these proteins:
- the LOC124311112 gene encoding serine/threonine-protein kinase RIO3-like, with protein sequence MSTANTSSPVIAWGGKAVEDVAGNVSFTDVMSEDLAKTLQTKEDLSQWPELTASGMVDEASGGTAVQETVSDEMLAQLLQLQFDQEYDRALGKEEAKYNGTSKVGVSYSNYRKIPKGSFLDEDSDSFDDEEWDKTHKSWDSFESAEKESPTIPKSGYAKMGGEIITKHDTVITGRKNACKAMQLEQLEIGDGGGFDMKLSNKVYNKLKTFSHQEQKRAARLNDKHEKATATMAIDPRSRLILFRFVDNNILERINGVISTGKEAVILHAEGGNSEEVIVPRECAIKVFKTTLNEFKTRDKYIAEDYRFKNRFSKQNPRKIIHMWAEKEYHNLTRMREAGLPCPEVVLLKKHILVMSFIGQEGRPAPKLREAILSTAEVDLAYTQTVSMLHKMFNECHLVHADLSEYNILWHEQQCWLIDVSQAVEPSHPHGLEFLYRDCTNVSNFFQRLGAKDAVSPAELFSSVSGFSVDGLEADVLSQIRDYERNEEHLTVSHPNQKVYPFDYCWQKSQEARVQQQKLDSQKEEGLSEEEQ encoded by the exons ATGTCTACTGCAAATACCTCGTCGCCTGTGATAGCATGGGGAGGAAAAGCTGTTGAAGACGTTGCTGGAAATGTTAGTTTCACCGACGTCATGTCGGAAGATCTAGCAAAAACTTTGCAAACAAA GGAAGATTTGTCTCAATGGCCTGAGTTAACGGCATCAGGCATGGTGGACGAAGCCTCTGGTGGAACAGCAGTTCAGGAAACAGTGAGTGATGAAATGTTGGCTCAGTTGCTCCAACTTCAATTTGATCAAGAGTATGACAGAGCCTTGGGTAAAGAAGAAGCCAAATACAATGGCACCTCTAAAG TGGGTGTGTCATATTCTAATTATCGCAAGATTCCCAAGGGGAGTTTTCTGGATGAAGATTCAGATTCATTTGACGATGAGGAATGGGACAAAACCCACAAAAGTTGGGACAGTTTCGag TCAGCTGAGAAAGAGTCTCCAACCATTCCCAAGTCGGGTTACGCTAAAATGGGAGGAGAGATCATCACGAAACACGACACTGTAATTACTGGTCGCAAGAATGCCTGCAAAGCCATGCAACTTGAACAGCTGGAGATAGGAGACGGTGGCGGTTTCGACATGAAATTGAGCAACAAGGTGTACAACAAGCTTAAAACGTTCTCGCACCAAGAACAAAAGAGAGCTGCGCGATTGAATGACAAGCACGAGAAAGCTACGGCCACCATGGCCATCGATCCTCGCAGTCGGCTGATTCTCTTTCGCTTCGTCGACAACAATATTTTGGAACGCATCAACGGTGTCATCAGTACCGGAAAGGAGGCCGTGATTCTTCACGCCGAAGGTGGCAACAGCGAGGAGGTAATCGTTCCCCGCGAATGCGCCATCAAAGTTTTCAAGACGACTCTCAACGAGTTCAAAACGCGGGACAAGTACATCGCCGAAGATTACCGTTTCAAGAATCGATTTTCCAAGCAGAACCCTCGAAAAATCATCCACATGTGGGCGGAGAAAGAGTACCACAACCTGACGAGGATGCGTGAAGCCGGTCTGCCTTGTCCCGAGGTTGTTTTGCTGAAGAAACACATTTTGGTCATGTCTTTTATCGGCCAAGAGGGTCGACCTGCCCCCAAGCTTCGCGAAGCGATCCTGTCAACTGCAGAAGTGGATTTGGCATACACCCAGACGGTTTCGATGCTCCATAAAATGTTTAACGAATGTCACCTGGTCCACGCCGATTTGTCAGAGTACAACATCCTTTGGCACGAACAGCAGTGTTGGCTCATCGATGTAAGCCAAGCAGTGGAGCCGTCACACCCTCACGGCTTGGAGTTTCTCTACCGCGACTGCAccaatgtttcaaatttcttccagCGATTGGGCGCCAAAGACGCAGTCTCTCCGGCTGAGCTTTTCTCATCCGTCAGCGGTTTCAGCGTCGATGGTTTGGAAGCAGACGTTCTTAGTCAAATTCGCGACTACGAGCGGAACGAAGAGCATTTAACTGTCAGCCATCCCAACCAGAAGGTTTACCCGTTTGATTATTGCTGGCAGAAATCCCAAGAGGCTCGCGTCCAACAACAAAAGCTGGATTCCCAGAAAGAGGAAGGCTTGTCTGAAGAAGAACAGTGA
- the LOC124311138 gene encoding uncharacterized protein LOC124311138: MSSHSSSISESFESNFLITCGMCLKEYGENREPKFLPCAHTFCRSCLTEIKQNTEIKCPICRKIHSFSEDLPNNNYVESLIELDMKLADIEAREKDSVVQSVELKNDIQASLVVLAECAQDVETEMMGHLRKEFSTSTPIGQQSPFGSKIDTFLSELRMLLNSPAPARNQLTAATETVCNWFQKHQMKNKDYANLLIELESRMIEIENREKEWISRNLKRDIKSSLAKLTKSIHRAEDDIMKQLENNETLAMANVRKSECDIHFQTVFKLESLWEKRLPIRGEPQDFQYKMQEYLAFVIRHLLSDEIVFIWIEQQYVYKVSLELLSNRDLFTAALHESKEGIEVQVDLSKTPYRDLHELYSALIFALATAAINNSIEDKSGDCKLNHAILKRWTCSILKRYIDESDSSGMQLIFVVQTVVAKLQHPKGLMQEIFEVLCEEGLLSWVIDPSIVAPSSGESSFQGGSKLVAYLISDLISSYMAEKSLHEDKLNESIDIECISIL, encoded by the exons ATGTCGTCACACTCGTCGTCCATCAGCGAATCGTTTGaatcgaattttttaattacgtgCGGCATGTGTTTGAAAGAATATGGCGAAAATCGAGAACCCAAGTTTCTACCTTGCGCCCACACGTTCTGCCGATCATGTCTCACG gaaattaaacaaaataccGAAATCAAGTGTCCAATCTGCAGGAAGATTCATTCCTTTTCTGAAGATTTGCCAAACAATAATTACGTCGAATCCTTGATCGAATTAGACATGAAACTTGCTGATATCGAGGCTCGCGAGAAGGACAGCGTGGTTCAGTCTGTCGAACTCAAAAACGATATTCAAGCTTCCTTAGTTGTGTTGGCGGAATGTGCGCAGGATGTGGAAACAGAGATGATGGGACATCTTAGGAAGGAATTTTCCACCTCAACTCCAATTGGACAGCAGTCACCTTTTGGTTCCAAAATCGACACTTTTCTTTCGGAATTGAGAATGCTTTTGAATAGCCCAGCCCCCGCCAGAAATCAATTGACAGCGGCCACAGAAACAGTTTGCAACTGGTTTCAG aaacatcaaatgaaaaataaagactaTGCCAATTTGTTGATCGAGCTTGAATCTAGAATGATTGAAATCGAGAATCGAGAAAAAGAGTGGATTTCTCGTAATCTCAAAAGGGATATCAAGTCGTCCCTGGCGAAATTAACGAAATCAATCCACAGAGCCGAGGATGACATTATGAAGCAACTCGAAAACAACGAAACACTGGCCATGGCTAACGTCCGAAAATCCGAGTGCGATATTCACTTCCAAACTGTGTTTAAATTGGAAAGTTTATGGGAGAAACGATTGCCCATCCGTGGCGAACCTCAAGATTTTCAGTACAAAATGCAGGAGTATTTGGCGTTTGTTATTCGACATTTATTATCGGACGAAATTGTCTTCATTTGGATAgaa CAACAATATGTCTACAAGGTTTCTCTCGAATTGTTATCAAATCGGGATCTTTTCACTGCAGCCCTGCATGAAAGTAAAGAAG GGATAGAAGTACAAGTTGATTTGAGCAAAACTCCTTATAGAGATTTACACGAGCTTTATTCTGCTTTGATTTTTGCATTGGCCACTGCTGctataaataattcaattgaag atAAAAGTGGAGATTGCAAACTGAACCATGCCATTTTGAAACGTTGGACATGTTCAATATTAAAACGGTACATTGACGAGAGTGATAGCAGCGGAATGCAACTGATATTTGTTGTACAAACTGTGGTCGCTAAGCTACAACATCCCAAAG GTTTGATGCAAGAAATCTTTGAGGTGCTGTGTGAAGAGGGCCTTTTGTCATGGGTTATCGATCCATCGATCGTTGCTCCATCCTCCGGCGAATCAAGTTTTCAAGGGGGAAGCAAACTTGTCGCATATTTGATTTCTGATTTGATTTCGTCGTATATGGCAGAAAAATCATTACATGAAGACAAACTAAATGAATCTATTGATATTGAATGTATAAGTATATTATAA